Proteins encoded by one window of Fictibacillus marinisediminis:
- a CDS encoding glycosyltransferase family 9 protein: MDLFKEKVKQNRQLLKQREKLFIFLLEQENVNSVIPNIEAYTHSIVAFKGNQRVSLSEMFPYAEVIYLNDDMSSQTIQGLFEKQVTDVSSSPIQYGNPLTLLVAIHPKIEPFLVNDSILNRIHNSQNFLSYSLLHSKDYIYPFFIHENHDFMYNYQPKKKRIAILLDWFFGHGDVAAVYSQIKHFIQTHQKNYKIDLITRGGPLRLLNDLFPNCRVYVHFDSFFIYEAITKCNIYENVYFLNTRLDNPPHLHLVDMVSRSLGLSEPVSHQMEEIDLPPLPEAIQLKVEKLKQHSKPLIGIQFHTQDPQRCWDQKNISDFIKECEQKSLIVINLTPQKGLPQSVVDLSSLSVSQLFALIKQLDILVGIDSVCGHIAGVVGTPSLTIWGGGTPLASGSNPYVSYRPASNNYSVYTDSGDAKDIPSTLIFHRMMQILKKDIRLTPERITIQQTQKMVGVEKVGGSSK; encoded by the coding sequence ATGGATTTATTCAAAGAGAAAGTTAAGCAGAATAGACAATTACTTAAACAACGGGAAAAACTGTTCATCTTCCTTCTTGAACAAGAGAATGTAAATAGCGTTATACCGAACATTGAAGCATACACCCATTCTATTGTTGCTTTTAAAGGGAACCAGAGGGTTTCCCTCTCTGAGATGTTTCCGTACGCCGAGGTTATTTATTTAAACGACGATATGTCCTCACAAACCATACAGGGTCTCTTTGAAAAACAGGTGACTGATGTATCTTCCTCCCCCATTCAATATGGTAACCCATTGACTTTGCTTGTCGCTATTCATCCTAAAATAGAGCCTTTTCTTGTTAATGATTCTATCTTAAATCGGATACATAATTCCCAAAACTTTCTCTCCTATTCACTCCTCCATTCCAAAGATTATATCTATCCGTTCTTCATCCATGAAAACCATGATTTCATGTATAACTATCAACCTAAGAAAAAGCGAATCGCGATACTGTTGGACTGGTTTTTTGGACACGGTGATGTAGCAGCAGTCTATAGTCAGATAAAGCACTTTATCCAAACTCATCAAAAGAATTACAAAATAGACCTAATTACAAGAGGGGGCCCACTCCGTCTTCTAAATGATTTGTTTCCTAACTGCCGGGTCTATGTCCATTTTGATAGTTTCTTTATATATGAAGCCATTACAAAATGTAATATATATGAAAATGTCTATTTTCTAAATACGAGACTGGACAATCCCCCTCACCTACATCTTGTCGATATGGTCTCACGTTCACTGGGCTTGTCTGAACCTGTTAGCCACCAAATGGAAGAAATAGACCTCCCTCCTTTGCCAGAAGCAATACAATTAAAAGTAGAGAAATTAAAACAGCATTCAAAACCCTTGATTGGAATTCAGTTCCATACACAAGACCCACAAAGGTGCTGGGACCAAAAGAATATATCTGATTTTATAAAAGAATGTGAACAGAAATCTCTGATTGTTATTAATCTAACGCCTCAAAAAGGGCTTCCACAAAGTGTGGTCGATTTAAGTTCGTTATCCGTCTCACAGTTATTTGCACTCATAAAACAATTGGATATCTTAGTGGGAATAGATAGTGTTTGTGGGCACATCGCTGGTGTGGTAGGTACACCCTCCCTCACGATATGGGGAGGCGGGACCCCCCTTGCCAGTGGATCGAACCCTTATGTCAGTTATCGACCCGCTAGTAATAATTATAGTGTCTATACAGATTCAGGCGATGCAAAAGATATTCCATCCACCCTCATCTTCCATAGAATGATGCAGATTCTCAAAAAAGATATTCGATTAACCCCAGAACGTATCACCATACAACAGACTCAAAAAATGGTGGGAGTAGAAAAGGTAGGTGGTTCTTCAAAGTGA
- a CDS encoding bifunctional heptose 7-phosphate kinase/heptose 1-phosphate adenyltransferase produces the protein METELKKSVFVLGDIVLDCYAECHKQFSNNEGIQKLTIQEKKYIPGNAANVANNLSALGVDVHLFGVTGADMYGDLLQKWLNPAIHNHIVKKPSVLTPLKSRFISEEEMVIRIDEEVYEPLLLEEEAQLLNLFVSLRSQIGYLVIADLNKGTYSDSILKSIIKEAINNNIQVFVDPSANRNLNVYNMATVLSPNLEEFNALTGINASTIKEAVLKAKEVLKTHEFTYLLLKGDQSGSIIVNEHGSYHLPSLSKKVVSSIGAGDSFLAAFIASMVQSTSLFKSFVMANVAASISVSKKYTSTVTKSEIHQYLHELKAGGDNYGFIQRES, from the coding sequence TTGGAAACTGAGCTAAAAAAAAGCGTATTTGTTTTGGGAGATATTGTCTTAGATTGTTATGCAGAATGTCATAAACAATTTTCTAACAATGAGGGGATCCAGAAACTAACCATTCAAGAAAAGAAGTATATACCAGGGAATGCAGCAAATGTAGCTAATAACCTAAGCGCCTTGGGGGTTGACGTTCATCTTTTTGGGGTGACAGGAGCGGATATGTACGGGGACTTACTACAGAAATGGCTGAATCCCGCTATCCATAACCATATTGTTAAAAAGCCTTCAGTTCTTACACCACTTAAATCACGGTTTATTTCTGAAGAGGAGATGGTTATAAGGATAGACGAGGAAGTTTATGAGCCGCTACTTTTAGAGGAAGAAGCGCAATTGCTTAATTTATTCGTATCACTTCGAAGTCAAATTGGTTATCTTGTGATAGCGGACTTGAATAAGGGAACATACAGCGATTCAATCTTAAAATCAATCATTAAAGAAGCCATCAATAATAATATCCAAGTATTCGTCGATCCATCAGCCAATAGGAATTTGAACGTATATAACATGGCAACTGTATTAAGCCCTAATCTAGAAGAGTTCAACGCTTTGACCGGTATAAATGCTTCTACTATCAAAGAAGCTGTGTTGAAAGCCAAGGAAGTTCTTAAAACTCATGAATTTACCTATTTACTCCTAAAAGGGGATCAATCCGGATCTATTATCGTAAATGAACATGGTAGTTATCATCTGCCGAGCTTATCAAAAAAAGTTGTCAGTAGTATTGGAGCTGGTGATTCCTTTTTAGCCGCATTTATTGCCTCTATGGTTCAAAGTACTAGTTTATTTAAATCATTCGTGATGGCGAATGTAGCAGCATCCATCTCCGTTTCAAAAAAATATACTTCCACGGTTACAAAATCAGAGATACATCAGTACTTACATGAATTAAAGGCAGGTGGTGACAATTATGGATTTATTCAAAGAGAAAGTTAA
- a CDS encoding D-sedoheptulose-7-phosphate isomerase, which translates to MKKDTYLEELMLNYPELNVCKSSIVKAYELLVNGYKCGRKILICGNGGSSSDADHFTAELMKSFRVKRPLPTLLKQRFMKLGNRGTFLSNHLERAIPVISLSANTSTMTAVSNDMGYEFAFAQQVVGYGKEGDVLIAITTSGKSNNVTNAIFTAKALGMKVICFTGGTQSFIGDNFCDVIIRAPSVETFRIQEFHLPIYHSLCSMVENEIVKEN; encoded by the coding sequence ATGAAAAAAGATACCTATTTAGAAGAATTAATGCTCAATTATCCTGAACTGAACGTATGTAAAAGCTCTATTGTAAAAGCATACGAATTACTAGTGAATGGTTATAAATGCGGACGGAAAATCCTGATTTGTGGAAATGGGGGGAGTAGTTCAGATGCTGATCATTTCACAGCGGAACTAATGAAGTCTTTCCGAGTAAAAAGACCGCTTCCAACGCTTTTGAAACAACGTTTCATGAAATTAGGTAATAGAGGTACATTTTTATCGAATCACCTTGAAAGAGCGATTCCCGTAATCTCGTTATCTGCTAATACATCGACCATGACAGCAGTCTCCAATGACATGGGTTATGAGTTCGCTTTTGCACAACAAGTCGTTGGATATGGTAAAGAAGGGGATGTGTTGATTGCAATTACCACCTCAGGTAAATCCAACAATGTTACTAATGCTATCTTTACAGCAAAAGCTTTGGGGATGAAGGTGATCTGTTTTACAGGGGGCACCCAAAGCTTTATTGGTGATAATTTTTGCGATGTTATCATACGTGCGCCTTCTGTAGAAACCTTTAGGATTCAGGAATTCCATCTCCCGATCTACCATTCATTATGTTCAATGGTAGAAAACGAGATTGTAAAAGAAAATTAA
- a CDS encoding phytanoyl-CoA dioxygenase family protein, with translation MTEMNQQLKQRFDEKGYVVVKNVFDSNEIQSIIRAFEGEWLKLVQRGEILVRDTRPLESLYPRMRDYHRKNPTIMEHTLKGELFDLMKTIIGEEALVISTSYYFKSPTTRALPLHQDNYAFGVSPGTTYAAWISLDFTNEQNGGLQFVPGTQTSSLSFPDADPSNVKNYFSDTGQELAVEEGQIEYVETEPGDVVIFNGNIIHGSTENTTNYQFRRCLLTHYTGESVERLALNFNKLIDRNGQKVRRRLNKDTKITQKQKSVFSIKEAGYFDSWK, from the coding sequence ATGACTGAAATGAATCAGCAGTTAAAGCAAAGATTTGATGAAAAAGGCTATGTTGTTGTTAAAAACGTTTTTGATTCAAATGAGATCCAATCCATCATACGTGCATTTGAGGGAGAATGGCTCAAACTTGTGCAAAGAGGCGAGATTTTGGTCCGCGATACGCGTCCGTTGGAAAGCTTATATCCTCGAATGAGAGATTATCATCGTAAAAACCCGACCATTATGGAACACACCCTTAAAGGTGAACTATTTGACCTAATGAAAACGATTATAGGAGAAGAAGCACTCGTGATCTCTACAAGTTATTATTTTAAGAGTCCTACCACTCGTGCACTTCCTCTTCATCAAGACAATTATGCATTTGGGGTATCCCCAGGAACAACTTATGCCGCTTGGATTTCTTTAGATTTTACAAATGAACAGAATGGGGGACTCCAGTTCGTCCCCGGAACGCAAACAAGCTCATTAAGCTTCCCAGATGCAGACCCATCCAATGTAAAGAACTACTTTTCGGATACTGGACAAGAATTGGCTGTTGAAGAAGGTCAAATAGAATATGTAGAAACTGAACCAGGCGATGTCGTGATTTTTAATGGGAATATCATCCATGGTTCGACTGAAAACACCACAAATTATCAATTCAGGCGTTGCCTTCTCACTCATTACACTGGCGAGAGTGTAGAACGACTCGCGCTGAATTTTAATAAGTTAATCGACCGAAACGGACAAAAAGTTCGACGTAGACTAAATAAAGATACCAAAATTACTCAAAAACAAAAATCTGTTTTCTCTATAAAAGAGGCAGGTTACTTTGATTCATGGAAGTAA
- a CDS encoding phytanoyl-CoA dioxygenase family protein — MINNHNFRDRDVDLYQLNGHRLIKKLIDQEAIHQLRVEVHNVVNAIEKDHLSRYKRDDFGENFLEVTNLWTHSLHIKKFVTSKRLADIAARLLGVPSVRLHYDCIFFKEANGNATPWHQDQVSWPLDTNKTITAWIPLHDIPSSVGSLNFMSRSHAYQETNIRTAIRHGFEEVNYGALEVGDVTFHNGWTLHSANANVLSHRREAFAITYYEDGARVIDLPKDKYHSSFYQFFPGIEVGKQANSKLNPLL; from the coding sequence ATGATAAATAATCATAATTTTAGAGACCGTGATGTGGACTTATACCAACTCAATGGACATCGGTTGATTAAAAAGTTAATAGATCAAGAAGCGATACATCAACTGCGGGTTGAAGTCCATAACGTGGTCAATGCAATAGAAAAGGACCATTTATCCCGTTATAAACGGGATGATTTTGGTGAGAATTTTTTAGAAGTAACGAACCTTTGGACCCACTCTTTACACATCAAGAAATTTGTTACCTCCAAAAGGTTGGCTGATATTGCAGCAAGGTTACTAGGGGTTCCATCTGTAAGGCTCCATTATGATTGCATTTTCTTTAAAGAAGCTAATGGAAATGCAACTCCGTGGCATCAAGACCAGGTAAGTTGGCCCCTAGATACCAATAAAACGATTACAGCTTGGATCCCTTTACATGACATCCCATCAAGTGTTGGATCTTTAAACTTTATGAGCAGGTCACACGCTTATCAGGAAACCAATATAAGAACAGCTATACGTCATGGTTTCGAGGAGGTTAATTATGGGGCTCTTGAGGTAGGTGATGTTACATTTCATAATGGATGGACGCTTCATAGCGCCAATGCCAACGTCCTTTCACATCGAAGGGAAGCATTTGCTATAACTTATTATGAGGATGGAGCAAGAGTCATTGATCTTCCCAAAGATAAGTACCATTCCTCCTTTTATCAGTTTTTTCCTGGAATAGAGGTTGGCAAGCAAGCCAATAGTAAACTGAATCCTCTGTTGTAA
- a CDS encoding VOC family protein, with protein sequence MVIEYDHQTVPVSQLEKSIIWYHKKLGFELITYKPNEKAILTINGKQFVNLVTKKADSNQKLSVLVIPNLHQKYETLRGPKDTILDIDIPDVGHCYLYKDIDENNLLLFEQR encoded by the coding sequence ATGGTAATCGAATACGATCATCAAACTGTACCAGTTTCTCAACTTGAAAAATCAATAATCTGGTACCACAAAAAATTGGGATTTGAATTAATTACTTACAAACCCAATGAAAAAGCCATCCTAACTATTAACGGTAAGCAGTTTGTAAACCTCGTTACAAAGAAGGCTGATTCGAATCAAAAACTCAGTGTGTTGGTGATACCAAATTTACACCAAAAATACGAAACCTTAAGAGGCCCGAAAGATACCATCCTTGACATTGATATCCCAGACGTCGGGCATTGTTACCTGTATAAGGACATAGACGAAAACAATTTATTACTGTTTGAACAGAGGTGA
- a CDS encoding aminoacyl--tRNA ligase-related protein codes for MYIRYPANKIKQIDISELIDQIYYLDPDVKKVGTERGYLTIQYEGINERIFLKQLETLLNNRERTIKKIRLVDNLIHPIVENERSQAVNKESIFKLHECIKKMLDEISEKFNGTPTRYPALMDSDLMQRSKYAFHFPQNVYRIAQIRHQKEHLDQYRFNMEKGLKVEELYEVNSYFLRPCLCYFAYDERKDQRLDSDLEVIHSYGSCFRHEHDRKISAHRSRDFTMYEIIYLGSKEKVESLRKELIQEVWELFNRIGLRGYIETANDPFFIKNDRNRIAFQRAAEMKYELIFSPNEELSFSIGSFNLVGEVLTESFGIKGELGENVHSGCTAFGIDRWVEAILYTFGDKMENWPTYLRERMADGK; via the coding sequence ATGTATATTAGATACCCTGCAAATAAAATTAAGCAAATCGACATCTCAGAGCTAATTGACCAGATCTATTATTTAGATCCAGATGTAAAGAAGGTAGGAACTGAAAGAGGATACTTGACTATTCAATACGAAGGAATCAATGAGAGGATTTTCTTAAAACAATTAGAGACACTCCTGAACAATAGGGAACGGACTATAAAAAAAATAAGGTTAGTTGATAACCTTATCCATCCTATTGTCGAAAATGAACGGTCTCAAGCAGTAAATAAAGAAAGTATTTTCAAGTTGCATGAATGTATTAAGAAAATGCTTGATGAAATCAGTGAGAAATTTAATGGTACTCCAACAAGATATCCGGCTCTTATGGACAGTGATTTAATGCAAAGAAGCAAATATGCATTCCATTTTCCACAAAATGTTTATCGTATTGCTCAAATTAGGCATCAAAAAGAGCACTTAGATCAATACCGATTCAACATGGAAAAGGGTCTCAAAGTGGAAGAGCTATATGAGGTGAATTCATACTTTCTTCGACCTTGCCTTTGTTATTTTGCTTATGATGAAAGAAAAGATCAGAGATTAGACAGTGATCTTGAAGTGATCCATAGTTATGGCTCGTGTTTTCGCCATGAACATGATAGGAAAATCAGTGCTCATCGTTCCCGTGATTTCACCATGTATGAAATTATTTATCTTGGGAGTAAGGAGAAGGTAGAAAGCCTAAGGAAAGAATTAATACAAGAAGTCTGGGAACTGTTCAATCGAATTGGCTTAAGAGGATATATTGAGACGGCAAATGACCCTTTCTTTATAAAAAATGACCGCAATCGGATTGCCTTTCAACGGGCCGCAGAAATGAAGTATGAATTAATCTTTTCACCAAATGAAGAACTCAGCTTTTCAATCGGTTCTTTCAATCTGGTAGGAGAGGTGTTGACAGAATCCTTCGGAATTAAAGGTGAATTGGGAGAAAATGTCCATTCAGGATGTACAGCTTTCGGCATAGATCGATGGGTTGAAGCCATTTTATATACCTTCGGTGATAAGATGGAAAATTGGCCTACCTACCTTAGGGAGAGGATGGCTGATGGAAAGTAA
- a CDS encoding phosphopantetheine-binding protein translates to MSNNEQIIMNCLKKVLHNVEFDHDSNLLELGIDSMTFIRLVVEIEDEFDIEIEDEEIVLQNFESIQSIVKLVERNL, encoded by the coding sequence ATGTCAAATAACGAACAAATTATTATGAATTGTTTAAAAAAGGTCCTACACAATGTGGAGTTTGATCATGACAGCAATCTCTTGGAATTGGGTATTGATTCTATGACCTTTATTCGTCTAGTGGTAGAAATAGAAGATGAGTTTGATATTGAAATCGAAGATGAAGAAATCGTGCTCCAAAACTTCGAATCGATTCAGAGTATTGTCAAATTGGTTGAACGAAACTTATAA
- a CDS encoding aminopeptidase has protein sequence MQNVAHTAVHKSLQVKPGDKIYIYSIGCSNLVDEIIQKVQEVGATVYLNEYSISNWKTLVQFSTARTYRGLLKKELRFLQEMDGFIGLTMDENLYELEDFSAESIKIYYKYFYEPLLLTAQTLSKWLLLHPPSSALSQLSCQSLDQLNQVFVDAVGLLEHSSYQPLFKKMMDMIRDTDQVHILTPSTDLLFSIKGIPPSMCMGTHNLPGGEVFTAPIPSSVNGYITFNIPFHSFGVAFETIQLFYSNGSLDHYVTSDDNRFKQILQSDSGASTFGEFGIGLNPFIVRPVYTSAYDEKMAGTIHLALGQSYESSYNGNDSTVHMDLVLSLLKGDGGGCLFFDEELIIKDGKIVHSHLRSLVPLINKR, from the coding sequence TTGCAGAATGTTGCTCATACGGCTGTCCATAAGTCTTTACAAGTCAAGCCTGGAGACAAGATCTATATTTATAGTATCGGTTGTTCAAACTTAGTAGACGAGATTATACAAAAGGTTCAGGAAGTAGGAGCCACTGTTTACTTGAATGAATATTCGATATCCAACTGGAAAACATTAGTGCAATTTAGTACGGCGAGAACCTATCGAGGTTTGCTAAAAAAAGAATTACGTTTCCTCCAGGAGATGGATGGATTCATCGGGCTTACCATGGATGAAAACCTTTATGAATTAGAAGATTTTTCAGCAGAAAGCATCAAAATCTATTATAAATACTTTTATGAACCTCTCTTACTTACTGCCCAGACCCTTTCAAAATGGTTGTTGCTACATCCACCTTCATCTGCGCTCTCCCAATTAAGCTGTCAATCGCTTGATCAACTCAACCAGGTATTTGTTGATGCTGTTGGGCTATTGGAACATAGCAGCTATCAACCTCTTTTCAAAAAGATGATGGACATGATAAGGGATACCGATCAAGTCCATATCCTAACGCCATCAACGGACTTACTCTTTTCAATTAAAGGAATCCCTCCATCAATGTGTATGGGAACCCACAACCTACCAGGTGGGGAGGTGTTTACGGCCCCCATTCCTTCATCGGTCAATGGTTATATTACCTTTAATATTCCATTTCACTCGTTTGGCGTGGCATTTGAAACCATTCAACTTTTTTATTCCAATGGATCACTCGATCATTATGTAACCAGTGATGATAACCGATTCAAACAAATTCTTCAATCCGATTCCGGTGCCAGTACATTCGGTGAATTTGGGATCGGGCTTAATCCTTTTATCGTAAGGCCTGTATACACCTCTGCGTATGATGAAAAGATGGCAGGAACCATCCACCTAGCTCTTGGGCAATCGTATGAATCCTCCTATAACGGAAACGACTCTACTGTACATATGGATCTTGTCCTTTCTTTGTTAAAAGGAGACGGAGGAGGATGCCTTTTTTTTGATGAGGAACTCATTATTAAAGATGGTAAGATTGTTCATTCACATCTAAGAAGTTTGGTGCCACTCATTAACAAACGTTAG
- a CDS encoding glycosyltransferase — MANILISTQRLLGHLLPGIKLGKVLKEKGHQVVMLGHSSNHKMICEAGLEFIEIGWDKVPNLYLYEFYSEIISQIGNKKFDLFICDSTQSPPVYVAEKMKVPWVSFQTTIPLPEAFMPGRERVNRRLRDEYTNHLNTLRRKIGLPLLDSESYRTRGDLVGLSSQLHLIMVYPELIDEKIAAYFPPNSYVVGNINYQKNTLSPDIKRTLATRKTKILVCTSSIPRLEYRETMNRYIETVIDLFADHAEVQLLISDTQEWWEEELPLNVNWIQETPIHDQLIPFVDLVITHGGCGTLQNIIKSGKPMVIIPLGGDHEVLGDKCRRLGVAELIFPQDLTPTRLAQGIEGAIENAKSSRSLALMEQTNRYQPEVRSAELIEDIILR, encoded by the coding sequence TTGGCCAACATTTTAATTAGCACCCAACGCTTGTTAGGTCATTTACTGCCAGGTATTAAGCTCGGAAAGGTATTAAAGGAAAAGGGACACCAAGTGGTAATGCTTGGTCATAGCAGTAATCATAAAATGATCTGCGAAGCAGGGTTAGAATTTATTGAAATAGGATGGGATAAGGTACCCAACCTTTACTTGTACGAATTTTATTCAGAAATTATATCGCAAATCGGAAACAAAAAGTTTGATCTATTCATTTGTGATTCAACGCAAAGTCCACCAGTTTATGTAGCAGAGAAAATGAAAGTACCTTGGGTTAGCTTCCAGACAACGATCCCTTTACCAGAAGCATTTATGCCTGGAAGGGAAAGGGTAAACAGAAGACTTAGAGATGAGTATACAAATCATTTGAATACGCTTAGGCGTAAAATCGGCTTGCCTCTACTGGACAGTGAGTCATACCGAACGAGAGGTGATTTGGTCGGACTATCAAGTCAACTGCACTTGATCATGGTTTATCCCGAATTGATTGATGAGAAGATCGCCGCTTATTTCCCTCCCAATAGTTATGTTGTTGGTAACATCAACTATCAAAAAAACACGCTATCACCTGATATCAAAAGAACTCTTGCGACTCGTAAAACCAAAATTCTTGTTTGTACTTCCTCTATTCCAAGGTTGGAATATCGAGAAACCATGAACCGTTATATCGAAACCGTCATTGATCTATTTGCTGATCATGCGGAAGTTCAACTCCTTATATCAGACACCCAAGAGTGGTGGGAGGAAGAGCTACCCCTAAATGTAAATTGGATTCAGGAAACTCCTATTCATGACCAGCTCATCCCTTTCGTTGATCTTGTCATTACACATGGGGGCTGCGGTACCCTGCAGAATATTATAAAAAGCGGTAAGCCAATGGTGATCATTCCGTTGGGAGGCGATCATGAGGTTTTAGGAGATAAATGTCGAAGGTTAGGAGTTGCAGAACTCATCTTTCCTCAGGATTTGACCCCTACTAGACTAGCTCAAGGTATAGAAGGAGCGATTGAAAATGCAAAATCAAGTCGATCGTTGGCATTAATGGAACAAACCAATCGTTACCAACCAGAAGTTCGAAGTGCTGAACTGATTGAAGACATTATATTGAGGTGA
- a CDS encoding phosphopantetheine-binding protein, which produces MSIDQFLDLVSEIVEKEELELDQSFEELGLDSTNVIELLIEFEMEYDVDILDDNLNLDDIHTLKDAYDYLSNLID; this is translated from the coding sequence ATGAGTATTGACCAATTTTTAGATTTAGTATCAGAGATTGTAGAGAAGGAAGAATTGGAACTAGACCAGTCGTTTGAGGAACTGGGGTTAGATTCAACCAATGTTATCGAACTGCTTATCGAATTCGAGATGGAATACGATGTGGACATTCTAGATGACAATTTAAATTTAGATGATATCCATACACTTAAGGATGCTTACGATTACTTATCTAATTTAATTGACTAA
- a CDS encoding phytanoyl-CoA dioxygenase family protein, translating into MPFLTNEDRKFFEEEGYFIIRNVYDQLEVQKINDLYQKLWIDKVKNGLIRQDPKFPMESLFPTLHEIQRENEELKTFMLEERNFAIAEEILGSEPLLIGTTCFFKAPQTKALPFHQDNVDNGCIPDRNVALWVSLDGSDPSNGSLCFIPRSHKNGLFSINLPATHPYGVLSTNVTGETGIETEVVHIETDPGDVVIFDGNTIHGSNSNSTDTRFRRSFAMHFTTKTVEKVFANFTHLYNKSGEVEQRPVNKKHGKIRSLLLPPRIMEEGDKIY; encoded by the coding sequence ATGCCATTCTTAACAAATGAAGATCGTAAATTTTTTGAAGAGGAAGGATATTTTATCATCCGAAACGTCTACGATCAATTAGAAGTACAAAAGATAAATGATTTATATCAGAAACTTTGGATTGATAAAGTTAAAAACGGTCTTATTCGCCAAGATCCTAAATTTCCTATGGAAAGTTTATTCCCTACCTTACACGAAATACAGCGTGAAAACGAAGAATTGAAGACGTTTATGCTTGAAGAAAGAAATTTTGCGATTGCTGAAGAAATTCTTGGGAGTGAGCCGCTTCTTATTGGGACGACTTGTTTTTTCAAGGCTCCCCAGACCAAAGCTCTTCCTTTTCATCAGGATAACGTAGACAACGGCTGTATACCTGACCGAAATGTCGCCCTTTGGGTTAGTTTAGATGGAAGTGATCCATCAAACGGCAGTCTATGTTTTATCCCTCGCTCTCATAAGAATGGGCTCTTCTCAATAAACCTTCCAGCTACTCATCCCTATGGTGTACTTTCAACGAATGTTACAGGTGAGACGGGGATTGAAACTGAAGTCGTTCACATTGAAACAGATCCAGGTGATGTCGTGATCTTTGATGGTAATACCATTCATGGATCGAACTCTAATAGCACTGACACTCGATTTAGACGATCATTTGCTATGCATTTTACAACCAAAACCGTCGAAAAAGTTTTTGCGAATTTCACCCACCTATACAATAAAAGTGGGGAAGTGGAACAAAGACCGGTTAACAAAAAACATGGGAAAATAAGAAGTCTCCTACTTCCACCGCGAATAATGGAAGAAGGGGATAAGATCTATTAA